TACGGGCTGCCCTTCGTTGACCATCCGGCTCTTGAGAAGCTCCCACTGATCGCGACCAGGCATGTACTGCCGTACGTAAGCCTGGACCTCATCGCTATCCAGTGTCCCGTCTGGATCGGCAAGTCGCATAACCAGCCAGTCGCGCAGGTACGACGGAACACCGAGGGCAGAGAAGTACTTGTAGCGCCCGGGATCCTTGAATACTACCATGTCGGCGAAAACGTCTCTCACCTTGGCCGCCAGGCCCTCCGCAGCTGGCTTAGCCACTCCACACCCCCTGCAGCCCCATGTCGTCCTCTGCTATGCCGCGGCGTACCTCGAACTCCACCTGGCCTGGGCTCTGGCCAGGTGATTCCAGCCTTCCCTTGTAGTGACCTGCCCTTAATCTCGACACATCGAAAGCCCAGCGGTCTCTGCCCGTGCGGCTGCCCTTCAGCCAGTGCCCAGCAACCACGAGCCGCAACTCCTCCAGGGGCAAGCTAGTGACGGTCTCAAGGTGCCCTTCTCCGCGAGCACTGACTCGCACCGTCGGGGATAGCACCTTGAACGTGACCGGCAGGCGGACGAGCTCTGGCCCAGCGCGCTGGACGAGAATGACGGGCACGAGGCACTCTTCATACGTTGCGCCACCGTGCACCTCTCCTCGGTTACTGCCACCGCCACTGAAGCGACCGTGAACCGCCAGGTGCGCCCATCCATCGTAGAAGAGGCAGCAATCCGTCAGTGCCCTCCGGTGACACTCACCACCTGCGATGTCGGCATACCGACCCCAGTGGTGCACGCGCCATTCCCTCGGTGCCGCCACTGGCTGCCCGTCTGCGCCAAACCTGGTGAGGCCATGGTCTGCAGTCAGCAGCGCAGTCTCCCCGGGGTCCAAGGTGGACGCGAGCTCGTGGCACACCGAGCTGATGAACTCCAGCTGCCGTACCAGGGAGTCGGGATATCGGTAGTCGTAGGAGTGCGCTTCTTTGTCCATGTCTCGTGGTGGCCGCTCCTCTTCACCCCACTCCCTGTTGTGCTCGGTCGTTGACGGCAGATTGGCTCGGGCGACGTGGACACGCACCTGATGCCCTCTACGCACCAGCAGTTCGCTCATCAGTCCCGCCCACTCGAGACCCACGGCGTCTAGCCACACAATCTTGGCACCGCCTGGACACGCAGCCTTGATCGTCTCTGCGCGAGTGGGAAACTCCCACAGAGCCTTCCGCTCGGCGGCTGCTGTGGCCATCGCCACCAGCCCTGGGAGAAGACGGTCACACACTCGGGACCGAGCGTACAAGCGGAAGTATTTCATCACCTCAGGGTGATCAGGATACGGATAGGCAGTAAGGTAGATCGCCAGCTCTGGGTAACAGACTTCGAGCACCGGAAGCCAGACGTCTTCGCTCACCTCTGTCTCCAGCAGCTCCGCTGTAGCCAGCACTGCCTCCCGTTTCTCTCGCTCGGAGAGGCCTGACAGCGCGCGCAATCGCTTCAGGGGTGTCTGCAGCGTTCGGAACCCCTGCCAGAAAGACGATGGTGGCTGGTCAACCCCCAGGTGCTCCAGTAGCTGCCGCCGCTCGCGAAGGTGCCCGAAGCTGAGGTTCCGGCCCAATGCCGCTGTAGCCGCTACCTGTGGAAGCGCCTCAGCACTCTGGCTCTCCTCGAGCACCAGCCCGTAGTACGAATCGCGCGGAGCCTCAAGCTTGCTCCACACCCAGAGCAGCCAACGCGCTTCGGGCTCCAGGTCAAGCCACTGCCCAAGCAGACGGTCGGGATCGTACTTCACCACATTCAGCTGACGGGCGGCGAGGGTAGAAACGCTGTCGTGCTGGTGGGCCTGTTCCACCAGCCAGCGCCACTGGTCTTCCGTACCCCAGTCACTCGCGGCTGAGTCCAGTCCGGCGATCTCCTGACACGCCTGGGCAAAGGCGCTTGTGTACACCGTGATCGCAACTCGACCTGCCCTACCTGATAGCACCTGCGGTCGGCTCGTCACTAGGCATCCGTCTGCCATCTCCCCACGTTCCCACCTTCGGAAGTACTCCCGCAACCCGGGGATAGAATGAGGTCGGCGCCATTGCGGCACGCTGGCAGACACGCTGATGCTGATCTCGCCGGTGCCAACCAAGCGCCATCCCGGGTGTAGGGCCCCGGCCAGGTACCGATCCATCCTGGCCACTGTCTCCCCAAAGAGGTCCTCTACCTCCAACAGCGGCACGTAGATCCTCTGATGCCCGGGCTTCTCTAGTTGGGCCAACTGGCTGAGCAGAGAGGAGCTGGCAGGATGGAGACGGAGCGCTTCTGCCACAGGCAGAACCACAGCGCGAGGTACCTCTTGGCTCCTGGCCAACGCCAGGACCTTGGGCAGATACGGCAGCACATCCTCTGACTCGCAGAGCGACGACAAGTCTATGCAGGCATCCATCTGGGCTCGCAGAGCCGGGATCAGCTCACGCCAGGCATTGACACCCGTCACCAGGATGAACCGGACTGGGAACCGGGTGTAGCTCACAGCCTCATAAGACACCTCTGTGAGCAGCGTCTCCACGTCGTGGACAGTCATGGATGCGGCTCCGTGCCTGCCAGTAACCTCAGCCCTACCGACGGATCCTCGGCCAGGACCTGGAGCTGTCGCCGGGCGTCTGTCTCCGACATGCTGCTGATGTAGTCCAGCACTCTCTGGTACAATCGCTCCCTGTAGGAGGCAGCCACCCATTCCTTCGCCACGGACCGGGCCCTATCCCGCGTCCAGCGCCCCACATCGCGCCCCAGCCGCATCCGGATATGGTCGTGCATTTTGGCTACGTCCGACTCAGTTAGCACTCCATCGTACTCAGGGACTAGCGCCAAGAGCGCGTCAGTCACGGGGGTACCACTGCCCAAAGCCTGTAGCGCCCCACCCTGAGCATCCAGATAAGCCAACAGATCTCCGAGGCTGGATTCGCTCTGACCACTCGGGTCGTTCAACCGTCCCAGCATCTCGAGAGCCGCAGGAGAGTCGAGCAGCCACTGGATCGGCAGCCCGCGAGCCTCACTCCAGGCCCGCGGGGATGCGCTGCCTGTCAGACGCTGCCAAGTTGCCACTGCTTCCGCTGCCAGACGGTTGCGGTGGAGTTCGCCTGCCTGACGCAGCACCTCCTGGCGCAGGTCGGCCGGCGGGCGGTCGCTCATGTCGGGCAGTCTCTGCCACACATCGTAGCCATCGGAATCACTGAGGGTGATCTCGGCAATGCGATCAGCCCACCGGACCAGCGCTGCCTGCGGCCCATCGAGCGCACGCCTGACTGACTCGCGCCTGGCGTTCAGCTCCTCTGCCAGCGTGCCCAGCCCTCCTGCTGCCTCTTTCGGATCCAGGATCGTCGCCAGTTTCTGCAGCACTCTGGCTGTGCTGTCATCGGAACCAGCCGCCAACACGGCAAGTGGCAGCTTACTCCCCCTGACTCTGCCACGAAGTCGGTCCAGAGCGGTGACCAAGTTCCTGTCGTGGACGCCCAACAGGTCGTTGAGGGCTTTCAGCAGCTTCAGGCGCCCGGCCGCTTCCGGGAGCCGCTCACGGATCTGCTCCTCTCGCCAGAGCCACACTTCCTCATGCATCACCGCCTTGAGCTGGGCCACGACCTCATCGAGTTCCAGTCCGAGGGCCTTCGCTTCTTCCAGCACCCCAGGCTCCGCCTCCTCAAGGAACCGCAGCATGTTGGTACTGAGATGCGAGGAGGACAGACCTGCCTGGATGGCCTCGGCGTGAGGGGTAACCGCTTCCACAAATCGGCGCAGAACCTCGCCCTCTAGGGCCTGAGCAGACTCGTTCGTGTCTCGGAGAAGCTCTTCCAGGGCGACAACTGCCTGGCGCAGCGGTGGACCGTCGTCCAGTCTGAGCAGCCAAATCGGATATCCGATCCTCTTGAGCGCCTCCCGCGCTGCGCGCCGGGCAGTGTCGGGATAGTCAGCCTCTCCCGCCGGCAAGGAGAATAGGGTAGATACCAGCTGGCAGAAGTCCTGGGCTTCGCGCGTCATGGCGCAAACTGTGGCGTTGCTCTTGCCCTTCATGACGCCGTCAATCAACTCAGCCAACTTGCTGGGGTTTAGAGGGAATGTGCTGATGCCGTCTGCCCAGAAGTGACCGTCACAGTAGTCTCGAAGCAACAACCCCATGAGGACGATGCCCATAGGCGAGGGCATGAGGCCAATCGGTTCGTCTTGAAGTCTGCCCCACAACTGGCGAAGGCTGACGCCGTTGCTCTGAGCGAAGGCTGCGTCCACGACTTGCTGCATCTTGCTGAGGGGATGCTCGGGTTGGCGCTGAATGCTAGCCCGGTAGGTCGAGGGATCCCAGAGCCCAAGCCGCTGCAGGTCGTTCACGAAATCCCGGTATGGGTTGTTCTTGGGGCGCTCGGCCCCCAGGCTGATGCTTGCACCCTTTCGCCCAAACGTATCCCTGTGCAGTGTGCTTACCGGAGAGATGAGCTCGGGCCGGTACCGATAGACCGAAGCGATGACCCGACGGAGGAAGGCCCCGTACCCACTGGCACCGCTCGCAATCTCTTCCATCTCGCGGAAGAAGACACGCAAGCTCTGCTTCGCTAGCTCCTGCCCCCAGCCTTCTAGCAGCCGCTTAGCCCTATCGGCGTGAACGGTGGCGTTAGCGGTGTCGCGGATCTCCTGGTAGTAGAGCTCGTGAGCGCGCTGCTCGCGCCAGTCCTCCCAGCGTTGCCGACCAAATGGTACTTGGCTGACGGCGATTAGGCCGCGGGGCAAGTCCCTGGCCAAGCTTCTTGACAACTGCTCCGCGCTGCGCACTTCCTCGTCGTCCTGGCTCACGATGAGCACAGCGGCTATCTGGTAGGGCTCCACTCTCGGCGAAAACACCCTCTCTCGCCGTTTCAGGAACTCAGCGGCTGAGGCAACGGTCAGCGCCTGCCGCCTTGCAGCCACATCGTCGGAGACACTGAACCACCTCAGTGCCTCATCGGCGATGAGGGCCTCGCCCCTGGCGTGCTGTTGCACCAACTGCTCGAACCGAGGCAGGCCTTCCTTTAGCCCCCGGACTCGGACATGGTCCACGCTGCTGGCAGCAATGGTGTATTCCTTCTCCGGGCCAGGGAGCTGCCGCACGACATCCTGATGCACCAGGGACTCGATCGTGGCCATGGCCTCAGCTTCTTTCCGGGTGCCCACCAGCATCAGCAGTACGTTCTTCTGTCTAGGTAACAGCCGAGGGTCCACCTGCCCCATTTGTCGCTCCAGGGCGATCAAAAGGAGGACAGCCCGCAGGGCCTGCCGTTCCCGGTCACCCAGGTTGGCAGAGCGAGAACGGTAATAGGAGACAATGTCTCGTACCTTGTCCGCCAGCTCTAGGTTCTCGTCCAGGAAGAAGTAGTCCCAGAGTGCGTCTGCCGTCAGCCAGGCCGGCTCCGTGTCCACATCCTGGCGCAGGAAGCGGGGGAATGATCCCAGTGGATCCTCCTGTCCCTTCTCTCCCCTCAGCCAGCGGAACAGGGTGCGCTCACTCGAGCTGAACTCCCGCGAGATCGTTGACAGCAGGAACGCCGCATAGGGATGGATGGGCACGAGTGCCTTGAAGTCCTCTCGTCGCTCCCCTTCCCGCGCCGCAGTCACCAACATCTTCGCGGCTGCGGCCACCCAGCCCCACATGGCTTCCCGTCTGCTTTCCCATTCCTCCTGGCGCTGGGGGTTGACGTTGATTGCCCCTGCCATGAGGTGGTACGCGGTCACCGTAGCCATCTGATAGGGGATCACGGTGAACCGGTCGAGCAGACGTCTCCAATCCGCCTGATCTCCGTACTGGCGGGCCACTTCCGGGGCCTTGTGAGTGATCAGGAACAGATAGAACGGTTCGCTGGCGGACAGATGGGCCAGCTCCTGGAGGGTGGTGGTAGACGGATTCTGACGGAAGTACTCGGTGAACTCATCCCAGATGAAGAGGATGGACTTCAGCTGGGCAGCCTCGATCACTTCGCCTAGCCAAGCCTTCACCGCCTCGGGATCGCCCAGGACCATGTAACCTTCCTCAGACATGACCTGGTGCACCCGCGCCAGCAACTCGGCGTTCTCCTCATTGTCTACCCCGGTTCGTAGCCGGCGTATCACCCCGTCCGCGTCGGAGAAGTCAGGGAAGGTTGACTCATGGCGACGAAAAGCGGCCTGCCAGTTGAAGGAACTGTCAGGTCCATCCAGCTTTTCCAGCACCGCCTGGTACAACGTAGGGGTCATGGGGAGCTCGTATCCCCGCGCCAGCAGCGCCTGCCGCACACCCTCCTGGACCTGCCCCAAAAGGGTGAAGCTGTTTGTCACATGGGCGGACCCGGAGCGGTATGCCACGAGGTGATCGCCCTGCTCTCGGGCTGCCAAGAGCCGCCGCTCGAGATCGCCCTGCTCCCGAAAGGCTCTCTGGGTCGCCAGGTAGGATCTGACCTCGTCCAGGTCATCCTCCAGCAGGTGCTTGAGCACGAAGGCGGCGAAGGTCTTGCCGGTCCCGTAGGCACCGTGGAGCAGCAGCGGACGCCGGTCGCTGGCTGTACCGCGCTCCAGGGCCCTCAGCAGGTGGTCAAGGGTTTTGAGCCAGTCGGCGTGCGGTATGAAGGACCTCCAGGCGTTGGTATCGCGACGATCCACTTCCTGGCTGAAGATGGGCTCGAAGTCCTGGTTGACCGAGATGTAGTCAGCATAGATCGGCATAGATGCGTTCCTCCGTCGGCGGTCGCAGCCTCAGTTCGCCATCTCGTATCGTCCCCATGGTTGACACAGCGTGGCGAGCGTAATCAGTGCATCGTCTCGATCACATCCAAAGATGATCCAGGGCCAGGTAAGGTCCTCGTCCAGCCCTAGTGTCATCCTGCCCTGGCCTTGGCCCAGTCTGACGCTGGCGTACAGAAGCGCACCGGGGGAGGGATTTGAAAGGCCCCAGCGCTTGACCAAGCGTGGGCTTCCGGGGAACACCTCGCCCTGACCCAACTCCCGGCCGATAGGTGTTCGCTCCAGAAGACCGACCAGCTCAAGGATGGCGTCATAACAAGTCCTGTAGGAAAGCGCAGGATGGAACCCTTGCAGTGCCTTAGCCAGTTCTATGGTCGTCTGCTGGGTGCTTGGGGAACACTGACGCACATACCAGTGGGCTGTGGCAAACCCCAGGGCGCAGTGTGCCCAGAGCAGCTGCCAGACTAGGCTATCGTCTGGCCCAGCAGCTCGAGCATGGGCGCAGAGGAAAGTCTCGCGTCCGTTCGAATCCAGAAGGCCAGTTGTCCGTAACCACCTGGCTAGCGCATCCACCTGCTTGTTGCCGAGGTGTCCTTGGTCCATCCAATCATCCGGACGTTCCAGATAGAGCTGCACCCACTCCCGCCTCAAGCCGAACGTCCGATGCACTGACCATCCCTTGTCGTAGACGGTCATTGAGGCAGATCCAGCACATCGCTAGACGTTTTTCCGCTGTCCATATGGATGTTATCTAAGTCCCTCGTGAGTTCGACGGATATCCAGTCCGGCCACAATGATGACATGCCCCGCAGAAGTCTGCTTAGCAGGTCCACATCTAACCCGAAGACTGCATGGGGGCCCTCTACCGCTCCGTCTAGGAGTTCCGATAAGGTGATCCTGTGTCTACCCATACGTTCAGCATATCGGTACAGCGAGTAGAGGACCGCATGCCCGCTTGGTGACCGCCATCCCAGCTTGTGCACTCTGGGACCTCTTTCTTTGTCTGAGAGCACTTCGCCAGCCCCGATGCTCCCCAGAGGGGTGGCGCGTAGCGTTCCGAGGAGAGCCGTTGCCGCATTCTCGCGAGTCCGCTCACTTGCGCCTGCGGGCATATGCTCGATGAGCTCTCGCCTGGACCAGTTGCCTCCCCAGGGCACGTCCGTCGTGTACCATGCTATAAGTGAGGAGTTTCTTACCAGATTGCACCAGATCACGCTCCATGTAATGGGAGACTCCGGACCGAACCGGCTCAGCTTACCGACAAGCTCTGTGATGTGAAGGGCACTGCCCCTAATGAGTTCCGCTTCCCGTAGCCAGGCCCTCATCGCTTCGATCTGTCGATTGCCCAGATCACTGCTGCCCCACCATGACTCTCGCTTCTCCATGAACTCCTTTAGCCAGGACAGCCTCATTCCGAAGGTCTGGTAGGTACTGATTCGTCCCATCCTCCCGCCCCCATTAGTGGTGCCGAGTGACTTAGCTGCCCAGCAGCCCTTCTCTGTGAGCTTCAGACATTGGTAGCAGTGACAACATAGCGCCTCATTGACATGGACTCTATCTCCCATCGAGAGGGCCCCTGTAGGGCATTCCACCGCGCACCCACGGCAGTGAGTGCAGTATGCTGTCTTGTAGACGGTGGCGCGAATGTAGCTCTTGAGGACGCGGTAGTCCGCCTCGATGCCGCTCAATTGCACGGTCAGGCTGTCACTGCTGCGATGAATCTGATAACGGCAGTGCTTGTCTTCCATTCTGATCACGCCCTGAGCCCTGTCCTCGAGGCTGATGCTGCCCAACACCTTAGCCCACTCAAGCCAGTTCTCAGATGGATGCCGAAGGACGAATGTCAAGGTGCCATCTTGCTCGTGTTCCGCGACTCGAAGACCCCCTGCCTCAATGTCTCGCCCGCCTGATCTGACCTTCCATTGGCCTTGATTCACGTACTCCTCAGCTCTTTCGGGTGCTAGTCCTGAACTCGCCGCGCAGTCGTACAAGATAGCTGTCAGGGCACTAACATCGTCAGGACAGGCCATGCTGAGAACCGCTTCGCTCCAGCTTGAGCCGAAGGGGCACACACTGCAGCCTACACGGCCCAGCCCGTACCGGTATCCAGTATTCAGAGGCAGGTCACGTTGCAGAATGTATAGGAGCGTTTGCAGGGGGCCCCACTGCAGGATGGGACTCACATTCACCTGCGTGGCGTGCTTGCCGCCTACCGATATCTCTCCGTACTGTGAGCGCCTCTGGCTCTCAGCGGCTCTCACTCCGTCGAATACCAGCGCAGATACCGTCGGTTTGCCCACCAGCTCTCGCAGTAGCAGGAGGTTCGGAGCAGTCTTGTGTACCGTACAGCACCATCGCATGATCCGGCTCGGCGGCCCCAGCTCCCGCCAGGTCTGAGTGGCCGGCTTGTGCGACCGAGCGGTCAGGAACGTCAGCTCAGGAAACCGTGCCTTCGCCCGCTCCACCGCTTCGTAAGTAGCACTGATTTCCATTGTGGTGTCGCTAAAGACGACCACGAACTGGTCCGGCGGCAGAGTCCGCTGCACCAGGTCCAGCACCACCAGAGAGTCCTTGCCGCCGCTGAAGGCCACGGTGGCAATATCCACTTTGTCGCGGTACTGATTGTAGGTACGGTCAATGAACTCGATCGCCCGGTGGACCAGTCCGCTCATTATGTAAGCGTTCTTTCTCAACATCACCGGCACATCTGCCGGCTCCAACTGCAGGCCTTTCTCTTGAAACTCGATCTTCGGCTTCTCGAAGAAGCCTCCGCCCTTGGCTTCTGCCACCTGGCGGCCTCGGTAGTAGTAGCGCCGATCCACCGCCCAGAGCAGTGGCTCTTGTATTCGGTCGTACTGCCACTCGGTGTCGAACCCGAAAAGATCCAGTTCCTCGAAGAAGACAGGGCGCACCTCACCCTGGATGGCGCCGTCGTCCCCATCGGTGAGAAGGACACCTCCCGTCTCTTCGTCCCAGATGGTGCGGTAGCTCACCGCCACTCCCCCGTATCCGCTCGGATTTGCTCGCGCGGGCCTGTGGACGCGCGACACCCCATTAGGTGCCTTGTTCGTCCCGTCAACCTAGAGACGGTCTGGCGATTCCGATCTCGTGCTCTAGTAGGTACCTACCATCACCGAGAGCACGAAACTCCTGCCGTCCCAGGGCGACCATCACTTCCTCATAGCCTGGAGACAACCCCAGCAGAGGCAACTGCGCCGCTATCTGCTCTGAGGTGAGGGCGCAGCCAGCCATCTCTAGGATCTGGCCGATGGCTTGGGCCAGCTCCTGGTGTGCATCCGCCCCTGGGGTGGGCGAGGTGCCTAAGTCCCGACCCTCTTTGGCCCACTCGCTCAGGGCATACATATCACCCAGAGCCGTGAACCTGGCCGTCTCAGACTCCAGAATGGCCCGTGCTGTCTCCGGAGTCAGGTGCTGGTCTGAAGGAAGCCTCCCATTTGCCTGGACCGTCAGCTCCTCCAAGCTCATCGGCCGGCAGTACGAACGCAGGGTAGCCAGGATGGCCCTGGACTGAGCTCCGACTACCGCACGGCCACGTCTGGGCAGATCCATGAGCCCCCACTCAGTCAGGCCATAGGTACCTCGCTTGCCCACCCACGCGAAGTAGGACGGCTCGCTGCTGAGACGAGCATGTACGCTCCTCGAGGCCATGGCCTGGTCTGGACCCAGATAGGCATTGACCTCGGCGGCAATCTCGCTGTAATGGGCTGGCTCGCCAATACGGCGCAGCGCCAGCGCTATCTGACGCGTGCGAGAGCGCACTCTCCCCTTCAGGTACCAGTCGCCCGTTCGAGGATCATGGCGTAAGCCCGGACAGGTGCGCAGACACGCGGAGATGAAAGCGCCGTCCAAGTCAGTGCCCTGTTCGCCAGGCGCCTGGCATTCCCAGAGTCGCGTGATCAACTCGGTCCTGGACAGGCCAAGAGGGTGTTCCCAGAGCAGGTCCCGCAGCGCCTGCCACATCTGGCGCACCTGTGCCGGATCCCGCTCTCGGTGCACCCAGACTCCAAGCTTGCCATGCCAACCCGGGAGGATGTCGGCCTCCGTAATCAGCCGTACTACTCCCGCTGGATCAATCGCACCTGGCCGCACTACCCGAGCTAGTGCTCTCGCCAGTCGCTGCGGGGTCATGACCCCTCCCGCCTCAGCTAGAACCTCCTGCAGGAGCAGGAGGAGCGGATCTCCGGCCTGCAAGTACACATGGTACCGTAGAACGCGGAGTGACTTCGCCTGCAGTTGTCTGATCCGCTCTCGTGTAAGGCCCAGCTGGCGACCGATCTCCTCCAGAGTCTGTGACTCGCCTTGTAGACCCAGCCTAAGCCTGAGTATCCGAGTGTTGCGTTCACCCACAAAGCTCAGCCAAGCACCAACAATCTCTTCCAGTGTCTGTCGGCGCAGTGCCTCCCGCTGGAACGGGTTCAACTCTAGCCCGAGCGCCTCTCGCTCGAGAGCACCTTCATCCTGCGCCAAGAGCCATTCCGTGTAGAGCCGC
The sequence above is a segment of the Anaerolineae bacterium genome. Coding sequences within it:
- the pglZ gene encoding BREX-4 system phosphatase PglZ, producing the protein MTVHDVETLLTEVSYEAVSYTRFPVRFILVTGVNAWRELIPALRAQMDACIDLSSLCESEDVLPYLPKVLALARSQEVPRAVVLPVAEALRLHPASSSLLSQLAQLEKPGHQRIYVPLLEVEDLFGETVARMDRYLAGALHPGWRLVGTGEISISVSASVPQWRRPHSIPGLREYFRRWERGEMADGCLVTSRPQVLSGRAGRVAITVYTSAFAQACQEIAGLDSAASDWGTEDQWRWLVEQAHQHDSVSTLAARQLNVVKYDPDRLLGQWLDLEPEARWLLWVWSKLEAPRDSYYGLVLEESQSAEALPQVAATAALGRNLSFGHLRERRQLLEHLGVDQPPSSFWQGFRTLQTPLKRLRALSGLSEREKREAVLATAELLETEVSEDVWLPVLEVCYPELAIYLTAYPYPDHPEVMKYFRLYARSRVCDRLLPGLVAMATAAAERKALWEFPTRAETIKAACPGGAKIVWLDAVGLEWAGLMSELLVRRGHQVRVHVARANLPSTTEHNREWGEEERPPRDMDKEAHSYDYRYPDSLVRQLEFISSVCHELASTLDPGETALLTADHGLTRFGADGQPVAAPREWRVHHWGRYADIAGGECHRRALTDCCLFYDGWAHLAVHGRFSGGGSNRGEVHGGATYEECLVPVILVQRAGPELVRLPVTFKVLSPTVRVSARGEGHLETVTSLPLEELRLVVAGHWLKGSRTGRDRWAFDVSRLRAGHYKGRLESPGQSPGQVEFEVRRGIAEDDMGLQGVWSG
- a CDS encoding phosphoadenosine phosphosulfate reductase family protein, whose product is MSYRTIWDEETGGVLLTDGDDGAIQGEVRPVFFEELDLFGFDTEWQYDRIQEPLLWAVDRRYYYRGRQVAEAKGGGFFEKPKIEFQEKGLQLEPADVPVMLRKNAYIMSGLVHRAIEFIDRTYNQYRDKVDIATVAFSGGKDSLVVLDLVQRTLPPDQFVVVFSDTTMEISATYEAVERAKARFPELTFLTARSHKPATQTWRELGPPSRIMRWCCTVHKTAPNLLLLRELVGKPTVSALVFDGVRAAESQRRSQYGEISVGGKHATQVNVSPILQWGPLQTLLYILQRDLPLNTGYRYGLGRVGCSVCPFGSSWSEAVLSMACPDDVSALTAILYDCAASSGLAPERAEEYVNQGQWKVRSGGRDIEAGGLRVAEHEQDGTLTFVLRHPSENWLEWAKVLGSISLEDRAQGVIRMEDKHCRYQIHRSSDSLTVQLSGIEADYRVLKSYIRATVYKTAYCTHCRGCAVECPTGALSMGDRVHVNEALCCHCYQCLKLTEKGCWAAKSLGTTNGGGRMGRISTYQTFGMRLSWLKEFMEKRESWWGSSDLGNRQIEAMRAWLREAELIRGSALHITELVGKLSRFGPESPITWSVIWCNLVRNSSLIAWYTTDVPWGGNWSRRELIEHMPAGASERTRENAATALLGTLRATPLGSIGAGEVLSDKERGPRVHKLGWRSPSGHAVLYSLYRYAERMGRHRITLSELLDGAVEGPHAVFGLDVDLLSRLLRGMSSLWPDWISVELTRDLDNIHMDSGKTSSDVLDLPQ